In one window of Coralliovum pocilloporae DNA:
- a CDS encoding GlxA family transcriptional regulator yields the protein MTHADSTPTEPPQLHHVHFVLVNQFSLVAFGMAVDALRMANKSVGREVFRWQFYSPDGSPVEASNGLMIHDVQPFSAIGDKGLVLICAGDGVEHQTLTSGFLSGINTLHRHGHTIIGICTGAYILARAGLLNNRQCTIHWEYRPLMEEQFPDIEVLDQIYLFDKTICTCSGGTAPFELMLDYATSLLGPQVATAIADIAIYRGGRSPSEPQRAGVGERLNVANAKLIKAIEIMETRLEDVVQCEDIAEAVGVSLRQLERLFKTYVNQTPNRYYLELRLARARDLILKSRISISEICLSCGFSSPSHFSKCYKDQYGITPSEARRHGRGILDLG from the coding sequence ATGACACACGCGGACTCCACCCCCACAGAACCTCCTCAGTTGCACCATGTGCATTTTGTTCTGGTGAACCAGTTTTCACTGGTCGCATTCGGCATGGCTGTGGATGCTCTGCGCATGGCCAACAAGAGCGTCGGCCGGGAGGTCTTCCGCTGGCAGTTCTATTCACCTGACGGCTCACCAGTCGAAGCCAGTAACGGCCTTATGATCCACGACGTGCAGCCATTCAGCGCAATCGGTGACAAGGGACTGGTGCTCATCTGTGCCGGTGATGGTGTCGAACATCAGACTCTGACTTCAGGTTTTCTCTCCGGCATCAACACGCTGCATCGGCATGGCCATACGATCATCGGCATCTGTACAGGGGCCTATATTCTGGCGCGCGCCGGGCTTCTGAACAATCGGCAATGTACCATTCACTGGGAATACCGTCCGCTGATGGAAGAACAGTTCCCCGATATCGAGGTTCTTGACCAGATCTATCTGTTCGACAAGACGATCTGCACCTGTTCCGGCGGCACGGCCCCCTTCGAGCTGATGCTCGACTATGCGACCAGCCTGCTTGGCCCGCAGGTGGCAACAGCCATTGCTGATATTGCCATCTATCGCGGCGGACGTTCTCCCTCAGAACCCCAACGTGCCGGGGTTGGAGAGCGCCTGAATGTGGCGAATGCCAAACTGATCAAAGCCATCGAGATTATGGAAACCCGGCTTGAGGATGTGGTGCAGTGCGAGGATATTGCAGAAGCCGTTGGCGTGTCCCTGCGCCAGCTTGAGCGGCTGTTCAAGACTTATGTCAACCAGACGCCCAACCGGTATTATCTGGAACTGCGGCTGGCGCGCGCCCGTGACCTGATTCTGAAATCACGTATTTCAATCTCGGAGATCTGCCTGTCCTGTGGCTTTTCGTCCCCGTCACATTTTTCCAAATGCTACAAGGACCAGTATGGCATTACCCCGTCCGAGGCCCGCAGGCACGGACGGGGCATTCTGGATCTGGGATAG